One segment of Treponema pectinovorum DNA contains the following:
- a CDS encoding DNA-binding protein, whose protein sequence is MNYKEMRNTLEQMANENHEDFAKALISFEKGINDKVALDKLYQEYMDNDSMSLLNDEFDYLIDELRENGQIKDSAAIEKEDNDLVNIVGNIVGEVETIERENKNGEAFKVVNFSVVSKDDEGNKIYTNCSAYGDKGDIPKNFKQGDFVKLFGQVRSSIDDNGNEHTNVRILSSKLLKAKEQMKKQEEKKESVLGAIKKYKAEEKAKPVEKKESSKETER, encoded by the coding sequence ATGAACTACAAAGAAATGAGAAATACACTTGAACAAATGGCAAATGAAAATCACGAAGATTTTGCTAAGGCACTAATTAGTTTTGAAAAAGGAATCAATGATAAAGTTGCCTTGGATAAGTTATATCAGGAGTATATGGATAATGACAGTATGAGTTTACTTAATGATGAGTTTGATTATTTGATTGACGAACTTAGAGAAAATGGACAAATTAAAGACAGTGCAGCAATTGAAAAAGAAGATAATGATCTGGTGAATATTGTTGGGAATATCGTAGGTGAGGTTGAAACAATTGAAAGAGAAAATAAGAATGGAGAAGCCTTTAAAGTAGTTAATTTCTCGGTTGTGTCAAAAGATGATGAGGGAAATAAGATTTACACTAATTGCTCAGCTTATGGGGATAAGGGAGATATTCCAAAGAACTTTAAGCAGGGAGACTTTGTAAAGCTTTTTGGACAGGTGAGATCATCCATTGACGATAACGGAAATGAACATACTAATGTTAGAATACTATCGTCTAAGCTTTTAAAAGCAAAGGAACAGATGAAGAAGCAAGAAGAAAAGAAAGAATCAGTACTTGGAGCAATAAAGAAATATAAGGCTGAAGAAAAAGCAAAACCTGTAGAAAAGAAAGAATCTTCAAAGGAAACGGAGAGATAG
- a CDS encoding helix-turn-helix domain-containing protein yields MSKLSYKKLFKKLIDIEMKNTELMEKAKVSKSTFYKIKNGENVTTDVLLRICDVLECDISEIVECVSIEDGGKTGV; encoded by the coding sequence ATGTCAAAACTAAGCTATAAAAAATTATTTAAGAAATTAATAGATATAGAAATGAAAAATACTGAGCTTATGGAAAAAGCCAAAGTAAGTAAAAGTACATTCTACAAAATAAAAAATGGCGAAAATGTTACTACTGATGTATTGCTAAGGATATGTGATGTATTGGAATGCGATATTTCGGAAATTGTAGAGTGTGTAAGTATTGAAGATGGAGGGAAAACGGGTGTCTAA
- a CDS encoding DNA cytosine methyltransferase → MSKFTVIDLFSGAGGLSKGFLDAGNINIFKKINE, encoded by the coding sequence GTGTCTAAGTTTACAGTTATAGATTTATTTTCAGGAGCTGGTGGGCTATCCAAAGGATTTTTAGACGCTGGAAATATAAATATATTTAAGAAAATAAATGAATGA